The region ATAATTTTTAAAGTAACTCGATTTATTTGATTGAGCTATAAGCTATCGCCCTGTTTCTCCCTTTTCTCTTAGCATAGTAAAGCGCCATATCGGCTTTCTCTACCAGCTCTATATAGTTCTTGGCATCTTCGATTAGAGAAGAGAGGCCTATCGATACTGTAATATTTAGAACCTCATCATAAGCATGAAATACATATTTTTCAACTGCTTTTCTTATACGCTCCGATACCTCTATACCATTATCCAAACTTGTATCCGGCAGAAAGATGCAGAACTCCTCGCCTCCATATCTGCCTACAATATCTATCTCACGCACATTCTGCTGAACTATCTTTGCAGTCTCTCTTAACACTACATCTCCAACAAGATGGCCAAAGGTATCATTGCAATTTTTAAATCTATCCAGATCAAGCATTAAGAAGCAGGCATCCCCTTTTTTTTCTTTGATTCTATCTAACTCTTCCCAACAAACATCCTGGAAATGTCTTCTCACAAAAACCTGAGTCAATTCATCTGTAATAGCAAGCTCTTGAACTTCACTATAAAGCTTGAGCTTTCTTAAAGTGAGAGAGAGAAACCCAGAGAGCGTATGAGCAAGATCAATCTTCTCCTCTGCTAAATCTTCAAATGCTAGGATACCTTTAACTTTGCCCTCTAAGATAATAGGAATAA is a window of Candidatus Kaelpia aquatica DNA encoding:
- a CDS encoding GGDEF domain-containing protein — its product is MNEFLFLLILGVLFTVKRGVRFKIIFAVISFFLILYLRKLEIATYFSWLALYLSLSLIDFINRGIVKEEFQSLSSEHKSMELQFAKSEDKLSEMDEVNKQLQLDVAKITGFFEISKELTRVMYLQQLPPVIANIVKGSFNFNFLALLVFEGEKSYSVFIHPKRNSYELKENINYRDILDFEKILIEEEPGFYDGEELNPLFAKLGQSNLSNKMYLIPIILEGKVKGILAFEDLAEEKIDLAHTLSGFLSLTLRKLKLYSEVQELAITDELTQVFVRRHFQDVCWEELDRIKEKKGDACFLMLDLDRFKNCNDTFGHLVGDVVLRETAKIVQQNVREIDIVGRYGGEEFCIFLPDTSLDNGIEVSERIRKAVEKYVFHAYDEVLNITVSIGLSSLIEDAKNYIELVEKADMALYYAKRKGRNRAIAYSSIK